Proteins from one Algicella marina genomic window:
- the pgi gene encoding glucose-6-phosphate isomerase has translation MPDFAPLLAHRKATEATPIAALFAGDPSRFAEFSVQLDDMLLDYSKTAIDAEARSRLLALAEAAGVEARRDAMFAGEKINETEGRAVLHTALRNLSGAPVTVDGQDVMPQVLDTLARMESFATGVRDGSITAPSGKTFTDVVNIGIGGSDLGPVMATLALAPYHDGPEVHYVSNVDGAHIHDVLEPLDPATTLVIVASKTFTTIETMTNARTAQKWLADAGLDSGGHFAALSSATEKTADFGIDPSRVFGFEDWVGGRYSLWGPIGLPIMIAIGAENFRAFLDGAHAMDTHFREAPLIANMPVMLALVGVWHSNICGYDTRAVLPYDQRLLRLPAYLQQLDMESNGKRVALDGSALAANSGPIVWGEPGTNGQHAFYQLIHQGTRVVPCEFLVAAEGHESDLAHQHDLLVSNCFAQSEALMVGRPEADTPHRVFPGNRPSTTLIYRQLDPFTLGRIIALYEHRVFVEGVIWGINSFDQWGVELGKELATAMLPLVQGGDASAKDGSTAGLLTVLQGLRD, from the coding sequence ATGCCCGATTTCGCACCGCTGCTCGCCCACCGCAAGGCCACTGAAGCCACGCCGATCGCCGCTTTGTTCGCAGGCGATCCCAGCCGCTTCGCCGAGTTCTCTGTCCAGCTCGACGACATGCTGCTCGATTACTCCAAGACTGCGATTGATGCCGAGGCCCGCTCCCGCCTGTTGGCACTGGCCGAGGCGGCGGGCGTTGAGGCCCGACGCGATGCGATGTTCGCAGGCGAGAAGATCAACGAGACCGAGGGCCGCGCCGTATTGCATACGGCCCTGCGCAACCTGTCAGGCGCGCCGGTAACGGTCGACGGGCAGGACGTGATGCCACAGGTGCTGGACACGCTGGCGCGGATGGAGTCTTTCGCCACCGGCGTGCGCGATGGCAGCATCACCGCACCATCCGGAAAGACTTTCACCGACGTCGTCAACATCGGCATCGGCGGCTCCGACCTCGGCCCCGTCATGGCGACGCTGGCGCTCGCTCCCTATCACGACGGCCCGGAGGTGCATTACGTCTCCAACGTCGATGGCGCCCATATCCACGATGTGCTGGAGCCGCTGGACCCGGCGACGACTCTGGTGATCGTCGCCTCCAAGACCTTCACCACCATCGAGACGATGACGAATGCCCGCACGGCGCAGAAATGGCTGGCAGATGCCGGGCTGGATTCGGGCGGCCACTTCGCTGCGTTGTCGTCGGCCACCGAAAAAACCGCCGACTTCGGCATCGACCCGTCCCGCGTCTTCGGCTTCGAGGATTGGGTCGGCGGGCGCTATTCGCTCTGGGGTCCCATCGGCCTGCCGATCATGATCGCCATCGGCGCGGAGAATTTCCGCGCCTTTCTCGACGGCGCCCACGCGATGGATACCCATTTCCGCGAGGCGCCGCTGATCGCCAACATGCCGGTGATGCTGGCGCTGGTGGGCGTCTGGCACAGCAACATCTGCGGCTACGATACCCGCGCCGTGCTGCCCTACGACCAGCGTCTCCTCCGCCTGCCGGCCTACCTTCAGCAACTGGACATGGAGAGCAATGGCAAGCGCGTTGCGCTGGACGGTTCGGCTCTGGCCGCCAATAGCGGCCCGATCGTCTGGGGCGAACCCGGCACCAATGGTCAGCACGCCTTCTACCAGCTCATCCATCAGGGCACGCGGGTGGTGCCTTGCGAATTTCTCGTGGCGGCGGAAGGACATGAGTCCGACCTTGCCCACCAGCACGACCTGCTCGTGTCCAACTGTTTCGCCCAATCCGAGGCACTGATGGTCGGGCGGCCCGAAGCCGATACGCCACATCGCGTCTTCCCCGGCAACCGCCCTTCGACGACCCTGATCTATCGGCAACTGGACCCGTTTACGCTGGGCCGGATCATCGCGCTCTATGAGCACCGGGTCTTCGTCGAGGGCGTGATCTGGGGCATCAACTCTTTTGACCAATGGGGGGTGGAACTGGGCAAGGAACTTGCAACCGCGATGCTGCCGCTGGTGCAGGGCGGCGATGCCAGCGCCAAGGATGGCTCCACCGCCGGGCTGCTGACCGTGCTTCAGGGGCTGCGCGACTGA
- a CDS encoding pyridoxal phosphate-dependent aminotransferase, whose product MTLPLAPRMSRIQASATAAAMARAAAARAEGRDVISLTTGEPDFDTPAHIQEAAIAAMRSGQTRYTAVDGTGELKDAIIAKFARENGLTFTHDEIIASTGAKQVIFNAILATISAGDEVIVPTPAWVSYPDIVKLAGGTPVLLPCGPETGFKPTAEAIAALITPATRAIMLNSPCNPTGAVLSGAELRAIGALLVDRPDILVIADDIYEHIRYTDEPFATFAATCPELAEQCLTVNGVSKAYAMTGWRLGYGAGPAPLIRAMRVLQSQSTTNPNTIAQAAAVAALNGPFDCVEQQRQAFHRRRDRLLQALGNCPGLTLYRPDGAFYLFIGISNALGGRYATEAAFVDALLEQENLAVVGGEGFGASPYIRLSFAASDSELEEAAARLNRFCADL is encoded by the coding sequence ATGACCCTGCCCCTCGCGCCCCGCATGTCCCGTATCCAGGCTTCGGCCACCGCCGCCGCCATGGCCCGTGCCGCCGCCGCCCGCGCGGAAGGGCGCGATGTGATCTCGCTGACGACGGGGGAACCGGACTTCGACACGCCGGCCCACATCCAGGAAGCGGCGATCGCGGCGATGCGCTCCGGCCAGACACGCTATACGGCCGTCGATGGCACCGGTGAGTTGAAAGATGCGATCATCGCCAAGTTCGCGCGCGAAAACGGGCTGACCTTCACCCACGACGAAATCATTGCCTCAACGGGGGCGAAGCAGGTGATCTTCAACGCCATTCTGGCGACGATTTCCGCCGGTGACGAAGTGATCGTGCCGACACCGGCATGGGTGAGTTATCCCGATATCGTCAAACTGGCCGGTGGCACTCCGGTGCTCCTGCCCTGCGGGCCCGAGACCGGTTTCAAGCCGACAGCGGAGGCAATCGCGGCGCTGATTACACCGGCGACGCGGGCCATCATGCTCAATTCACCCTGCAATCCGACCGGCGCCGTGCTGTCGGGCGCAGAGCTGAGGGCCATTGGCGCGTTGCTTGTCGACCGGCCCGACATTCTCGTCATCGCCGATGATATCTACGAGCATATTCGCTATACCGACGAACCCTTTGCCACATTCGCGGCCACTTGCCCGGAACTGGCGGAACAGTGCCTGACCGTCAATGGTGTCTCCAAGGCTTATGCCATGACCGGCTGGCGCCTGGGCTACGGGGCTGGCCCGGCGCCGCTGATCCGGGCGATGCGGGTGCTGCAATCGCAATCGACCACCAACCCCAATACCATCGCCCAGGCGGCCGCCGTTGCCGCACTGAACGGGCCGTTCGACTGTGTGGAGCAGCAGCGGCAGGCGTTTCACCGTCGTCGCGACCGGTTGTTGCAGGCTCTGGGCAATTGTCCGGGGCTGACACTGTACAGACCTGATGGCGCGTTCTACCTGTTCATCGGCATCAGCAATGCCCTCGGTGGCCGCTATGCCACGGAGGCGGCATTCGTCGATGCGCTGCTGGAGCAGGAAAACCTCGCTGTCGTCGGCGGCGAGGGTTTCGGGGCGTCGCCCTATATCCGCCTGTCCTTCGCGGCCTCGGACAGTGAGTTGGAGGAAGCGGCTGCACGGCTCAACAGATTCTGCGCCGACCTGTGA